From Streptomyces durmitorensis, a single genomic window includes:
- a CDS encoding restriction endonuclease, with the protein MTARRGRRTAASRRREARRRTGAVGGAALLLLVVVFWSAIWPYAAGVLILGGLGFVGWWLWRTDRMARGRDRAWRREDAVRAGHRTLARADAMTGTEFEELVAELCRRDGCTEVRRVGGAGDNGADVVGRLPDGRTMVVQCKRYAPSSTVASREMRDLLGSRVHFGADVAIFVTTTRFSRPSETFAAGHGIVAVHRDHLGLWNSGASLESLLGVSGAGQGDTRHRARWKKTYG; encoded by the coding sequence ATGACCGCTCGACGGGGACGGCGTACGGCGGCGAGCAGGCGGCGCGAGGCGAGGCGCAGGACGGGTGCGGTGGGCGGCGCCGCCCTGCTGCTCCTGGTGGTGGTGTTCTGGTCGGCCATCTGGCCCTACGCGGCAGGGGTGTTGATCCTCGGTGGCCTCGGGTTCGTGGGGTGGTGGCTGTGGCGCACGGACCGGATGGCGCGCGGCCGTGATCGCGCGTGGCGGCGCGAGGACGCGGTGCGGGCGGGCCACCGGACGCTCGCGCGGGCGGACGCGATGACCGGCACCGAGTTCGAGGAGCTGGTCGCCGAGCTGTGCCGCAGGGACGGGTGCACCGAAGTGCGCCGCGTGGGCGGGGCGGGGGACAACGGCGCCGATGTCGTCGGGCGGCTCCCGGACGGCAGGACCATGGTCGTCCAGTGCAAGCGCTACGCGCCGAGCAGCACCGTAGCGAGCCGCGAGATGCGCGATCTCCTCGGTTCGCGGGTGCACTTCGGGGCCGATGTGGCGATCTTCGTGACGACCACGCGGTTCAGCCGCCCCTCGGAGACCTTCGCGGCAGGGCACGGCATCGTGGCCGTGCACCGTGACCACCTGGGCCTGTGGAACAGCGGCGCCTCGCTGGAGTCGCTGCTCGGCGTGAGCGGTGCGGGCCAGGGGGACACCCGGCACCGGGCGCGGTGGAAGAAGACGTACGGATAG
- a CDS encoding NAD(P)H-dependent oxidoreductase, with protein MNEATPQQPKKILVVSAHPEPRSLNASLAAFAVDELRAAGHEVEVSDLYAMKWKATVDADDFPDHVADRRLHVMATSERETLAGRLSPDVAAEQEKVRRADAVILQFPLWWFSAPAILKGWIDRVFTAGFGYGPAVPPPYSGGALAGRRALVSVTAGARESSLSDRGIHGRLTDVLHPLQHGLFFFTGMEPLEPFAVYASNDLPEDRFAAAKRAYGRRLDGLFTDEPVPFRSLVGGDYDHDMRLLPGVEAPGTSGPDLHVRPRG; from the coding sequence ATGAACGAAGCCACGCCCCAGCAGCCGAAGAAGATCCTCGTCGTCAGCGCCCATCCGGAACCCCGCTCGCTCAACGCGTCACTGGCCGCCTTCGCGGTCGACGAACTGCGCGCGGCCGGGCACGAGGTGGAGGTCTCCGATCTGTACGCGATGAAGTGGAAGGCGACGGTGGACGCCGACGACTTCCCCGACCACGTCGCCGACCGGCGGCTGCACGTCATGGCCACCTCCGAGCGGGAGACGCTCGCGGGCCGCCTCTCGCCCGACGTCGCGGCGGAGCAGGAGAAGGTGCGCCGGGCGGACGCGGTGATCCTGCAGTTCCCGTTGTGGTGGTTCTCCGCGCCCGCGATCCTGAAGGGCTGGATCGACCGCGTGTTCACCGCGGGGTTCGGCTACGGCCCGGCGGTCCCTCCGCCCTACAGCGGGGGCGCGCTCGCGGGGCGGCGGGCTCTGGTGTCGGTGACGGCAGGGGCCCGGGAGTCGTCGCTCTCCGACCGCGGCATCCATGGCCGCCTGACGGACGTCCTGCATCCGCTGCAGCACGGCCTGTTCTTCTTCACCGGCATGGAGCCACTCGAACCGTTCGCGGTCTACGCGTCGAACGACCTGCCGGAGGATCGGTTCGCGGCGGCGAAGCGGGCGTACGGGCGTCGGCTCGACGGGCTGTTCACGGATGAGCCCGTGCCGTTCCGGTCGCTCGTCGGCGGCGACTACGACCACGACATGCGGCTGCTGCCCGGCGTGGAGGCGCCCGGGACGAGCGGACCGGATCTCCACGTCCGGCCACGCGGCTGA
- a CDS encoding helix-turn-helix domain-containing protein — MDGVDQMKSSDGIGDTRRALGGFLRARRGRVAPEHVGIAGGRRRRVRGLRREELAQLAGISVDYYVRLEQGRATQPSPEVLDALAGALGLDAAERGHLATLAAARRDPAPTARVSPLLRRILDSMADFPAFATDHRLDVVAWNGLGAELMGGLAEPRRRDRNNARFLFLDPASREVFPDWGDRAAEAVGQLRVAAGRYPEDAELAALITELAARSAEFRRIWDSGEVVMCAAGRKRLRHPEAGLLTLDFETLHVPAAPGETGLVVHVFSADEGSAEATALAGLAREGLGGQALPG, encoded by the coding sequence ATGGACGGCGTGGACCAGATGAAGAGCAGTGACGGGATCGGCGACACCCGCCGGGCACTCGGCGGATTTCTGCGCGCCCGCCGGGGGCGCGTGGCGCCGGAGCACGTGGGCATCGCCGGCGGCCGTCGCCGACGGGTGCGCGGCCTTCGCCGCGAGGAGCTGGCCCAGCTCGCCGGGATCAGCGTGGACTACTACGTACGTCTCGAACAGGGCAGGGCCACCCAGCCGTCCCCCGAGGTGCTCGACGCGCTCGCCGGGGCGCTCGGCCTCGACGCGGCGGAGCGCGGGCACCTGGCCACCCTGGCCGCGGCCCGGCGCGACCCCGCGCCCACGGCCCGGGTCAGCCCGCTGCTGCGGCGGATCCTGGACTCCATGGCCGACTTCCCGGCCTTCGCGACGGACCACCGCCTCGACGTGGTGGCCTGGAACGGCCTCGGCGCAGAGCTGATGGGCGGTCTGGCCGAACCACGGCGGCGCGACAGGAACAACGCCCGGTTCCTCTTCCTCGACCCGGCGTCGCGCGAGGTGTTCCCCGACTGGGGCGACAGGGCGGCGGAGGCCGTGGGCCAGCTGCGGGTGGCGGCGGGGCGCTACCCCGAGGACGCGGAGCTGGCCGCGCTCATCACCGAACTGGCCGCGCGCAGCGCCGAGTTCCGCCGGATCTGGGACAGCGGCGAGGTCGTGATGTGCGCGGCGGGCCGCAAGCGGCTGCGGCACCCGGAGGCCGGGCTGCTCACCCTGGACTTCGAGACCTTGCACGTGCCGGCCGCCCCCGGTGAGACGGGGCTCGTGGTGCACGTGTTCAGCGCCGACGAGGGCAGCGCGGAGGCGACCGCCCTCGCGGGCCTGGCCCGGGAGGGGCTGGGCGGCCAGGCCCTCCCGGGCTAG
- a CDS encoding glutathione peroxidase → MSVYENAEIGALQGGSANLGQYLGKAVLIVNVASKCGLTPQYAGLERLHEKYAARGFTVLGVPCNQFMGQEPGTSDEIAEFCSATYGVTFPMTEKVDVNGDDRHPLYANLVGQADAEGHTGDIRWNFEKFVISADGDVVARFGPQTEPDAPEVLAAIEANLPK, encoded by the coding sequence ATGTCTGTCTACGAAAATGCAGAGATCGGCGCCCTCCAGGGCGGCTCGGCGAACCTGGGCCAGTACCTCGGCAAGGCCGTTCTGATCGTCAACGTCGCCTCCAAGTGCGGCCTCACCCCGCAGTACGCGGGCCTCGAGCGTCTGCACGAGAAGTACGCGGCCCGTGGCTTCACCGTCCTCGGCGTGCCCTGCAACCAGTTCATGGGCCAGGAGCCCGGTACGTCGGACGAGATCGCCGAGTTCTGTTCGGCGACGTACGGCGTGACGTTCCCGATGACCGAGAAGGTCGACGTGAACGGCGACGACCGGCACCCGCTGTACGCGAACCTCGTGGGCCAGGCGGATGCCGAGGGGCACACGGGCGACATCCGCTGGAACTTCGAGAAGTTCGTGATCAGCGCGGACGGCGACGTGGTGGCCCGGTTCGGCCCGCAGACCGAGCCGGACGCTCCCGAGGTCCTCGCCGCGATCGAGGCGAACCTTCCGAAGTAA
- a CDS encoding ABC transporter permease: MRDLAAQALLPVNATLGVALLVLLLAAATTAAVFRLSPDGSHGRAREILVAGARAALQLGVVSLAIGWVIHHVVALFAFLLLMVTVAARTAGRRITANGSWWWVALPIAGPVVPVVTCLALAGLLPVRGIAMIPVTGILIGGALTATVLGGRRALDELHSRNGEYEAGLALGLLARDARLEVIRPAASDALLPGLDQTRTVGLVTLPGAFVGMLLGGASPVLAGAVQLFVLIALMAVQAIAVAATVELVACGRLNRAGTEVIGGAA; this comes from the coding sequence GTGCGCGATCTCGCTGCTCAAGCCCTGCTTCCGGTCAACGCGACGCTCGGTGTGGCGCTCCTGGTCCTGCTGCTCGCCGCGGCCACGACGGCCGCCGTTTTCCGCCTCTCCCCCGACGGGTCGCACGGCAGGGCGCGGGAGATCCTCGTGGCCGGGGCACGGGCGGCTCTGCAGCTGGGCGTGGTGTCCCTGGCGATCGGCTGGGTGATTCACCATGTCGTGGCGCTCTTCGCCTTCCTGCTTCTGATGGTCACCGTCGCCGCGCGCACCGCGGGGCGCCGCATCACCGCCAACGGCAGCTGGTGGTGGGTGGCGCTGCCGATCGCGGGCCCCGTCGTCCCGGTGGTGACCTGCCTGGCCCTGGCCGGGCTCCTGCCGGTGCGCGGCATCGCCATGATCCCCGTGACCGGCATCCTGATCGGCGGCGCGCTGACCGCGACGGTGCTCGGCGGGCGCCGCGCCCTCGATGAGCTCCATTCCCGCAACGGCGAGTACGAGGCGGGCCTCGCCCTCGGGCTGCTCGCCCGGGACGCCCGGCTCGAGGTGATCCGCCCCGCCGCCTCGGACGCCCTGCTTCCCGGACTCGACCAGACCCGCACGGTGGGCCTGGTCACGCTGCCGGGCGCGTTCGTCGGCATGCTCCTGGGCGGCGCGTCGCCGGTGCTCGCCGGCGCGGTGCAGCTGTTCGTCCTGATCGCCCTCATGGCGGTCCAGGCGATCGCGGTGGCCGCGACCGTCGAGCTGGTCGCCTGCGGGCGCCTGAACCGGGCGGGGACCGAAGTGATCGGCGGGGCCGCGTGA
- a CDS encoding S-(hydroxymethyl)mycothiol dehydrogenase — MAQQVQGVIARAKGEPVRIETIVVPDPGPGEAVVKVQACGVCHTDLHYREGGINDDFPFLLGHEAAGVVESVGDGVTEVAPGDFVILNWRAVCGQCRACLRGRPQYCFDTHNAQQKMTLTDGTELSPALGIGAFAEKTLVAAGQCTKVDPAASPAAAGLLGCGVMAGIGAAINTGNVGRGDSVAVIGCGGVGNAAVVGARLAGAAKIIAVDIDDKKLRTAKDLGATHTVNSRSADPIEAVRELTGGNGADVVIEAVGRPETYEQAFYARDLAGTVVLVGVPTPEMRIDLPLLDVFGRGGALKSSWYGDCLPSRDFPMLIDLYQQGRLDLDAFVTETIALADVEKAFERMHHGDVLRSVVVL; from the coding sequence ATGGCGCAGCAGGTACAGGGCGTGATCGCGCGCGCGAAGGGCGAGCCGGTACGGATCGAGACGATCGTCGTGCCGGATCCGGGGCCCGGGGAAGCCGTGGTGAAGGTGCAGGCCTGCGGTGTCTGTCACACCGACCTGCACTACCGCGAGGGCGGCATCAACGACGACTTCCCCTTCCTCCTCGGCCACGAGGCGGCGGGCGTCGTCGAGTCGGTCGGCGACGGTGTCACGGAGGTCGCGCCGGGCGACTTCGTGATCCTCAACTGGCGTGCGGTGTGCGGCCAGTGCCGCGCCTGCCTGCGCGGCCGCCCCCAGTACTGCTTCGACACGCACAACGCCCAGCAGAAGATGACCCTCACGGACGGCACGGAGCTCTCGCCCGCGCTCGGTATCGGCGCCTTCGCGGAGAAGACCCTCGTCGCCGCCGGGCAGTGCACCAAGGTCGACCCGGCCGCGTCGCCCGCCGCGGCGGGGCTCCTCGGCTGCGGTGTCATGGCCGGCATCGGCGCCGCCATCAACACCGGCAACGTGGGGCGCGGCGACTCGGTCGCCGTCATCGGCTGTGGCGGTGTGGGCAACGCGGCGGTCGTGGGCGCGCGGCTCGCCGGAGCCGCGAAGATCATCGCTGTCGACATCGACGACAAGAAGCTTCGGACGGCCAAGGACCTCGGTGCCACGCACACCGTCAACTCCCGCTCCGCGGACCCGATCGAGGCGGTCCGCGAGCTGACCGGCGGCAACGGCGCGGATGTCGTCATCGAGGCGGTCGGCCGCCCGGAGACGTACGAACAGGCCTTCTACGCACGCGACCTGGCGGGCACGGTCGTCCTGGTCGGCGTGCCGACACCGGAGATGCGCATCGACCTGCCGCTCCTGGACGTCTTCGGGCGCGGCGGCGCGCTCAAGTCGAGCTGGTACGGCGACTGCCTGCCCTCACGCGACTTCCCGATGCTCATCGATCTCTACCAGCAGGGGCGGCTCGACCTGGACGCGTTCGTCACGGAGACGATCGCCCTGGCGGACGTGGAGAAGGCGTTCGAGCGGATGCACCACGGGGACGTCCTGCGTTCGGTGGTGGTCCTCTGA
- a CDS encoding MBL fold metallo-hydrolase produces the protein MAARIDHLVTSGTFSLDGGTWDVDNNVWIVGDDSEVVVIDAAHDADAIAAVVGERRVVAIVCTHAHDDHIDAAPALADRTGAPILLHPADAELWKQTHPDRAPDGELSDGQELTVAGTELKVLHTPGHCLGAVSLYAPALGTVFTGDTLFAGGPGATGRSFSDFPTIVDSIRDRLLTLPPETVVRTGHGDSTSVGAEAPHLEEWIARGH, from the coding sequence ATGGCGGCGCGCATCGACCACCTGGTCACCTCGGGCACGTTCTCCCTCGACGGGGGCACCTGGGACGTCGACAACAACGTATGGATCGTGGGGGACGACAGCGAGGTCGTGGTCATCGACGCCGCGCACGACGCGGACGCCATCGCGGCCGTGGTCGGGGAGCGGCGGGTCGTCGCGATCGTGTGCACGCACGCCCACGACGACCACATCGACGCGGCCCCCGCGCTCGCGGACCGCACCGGCGCGCCGATCCTCCTTCACCCCGCCGACGCGGAGCTGTGGAAGCAGACCCACCCCGACCGCGCCCCTGACGGCGAGCTGTCCGACGGGCAGGAACTCACCGTGGCGGGCACGGAGTTGAAGGTGCTGCACACCCCCGGCCACTGCCTGGGCGCCGTCAGTCTCTACGCGCCCGCGCTCGGCACGGTCTTCACCGGCGACACGCTCTTCGCGGGCGGGCCCGGAGCGACGGGCCGCTCGTTCAGCGACTTCCCGACGATCGTCGACTCGATCAGGGACCGGCTCCTCACGCTGCCCCCGGAGACGGTGGTGCGGACCGGGCACGGCGACAGCACGAGCGTGGGCGCGGAGGCGCCGCACCTGGAGGAGTGGATCGCCCGCGGTCACTGA
- a CDS encoding DUF2470 domain-containing protein produces MGVRHASTSVPTAAARARSLLTTAWSCAVTTEIGRDELVGAHSVTPEGILLLSPPPDSALATAMICAPRGEPSTLVEFADVAPVPVRDRIRARLWLSGSLVPDGEGFIFAPTCAVLHDSTGGRIGIDLDELALAAPDPLAEAESRLLTHLADAHEEAVEQLTKLVCADSLHGVVRVRPLAIDRYALTLRLEKARSQADVRLAFDEPVEDVTQVTERMHMLLTKARHLRRPLLRPTPPDA; encoded by the coding sequence ATGGGTGTCCGTCACGCCAGCACGTCCGTGCCCACCGCAGCGGCACGCGCTCGCTCACTGCTCACCACCGCGTGGTCCTGTGCGGTGACCACGGAGATCGGCAGGGATGAACTCGTCGGCGCGCACAGCGTCACGCCGGAGGGCATCCTCCTGCTGTCCCCGCCCCCCGACAGCGCGCTGGCCACCGCGATGATCTGCGCGCCGCGCGGTGAACCGTCCACCCTGGTGGAGTTCGCCGACGTCGCCCCCGTGCCGGTCAGGGACCGGATCCGGGCCCGGCTGTGGCTCTCGGGGTCGCTGGTGCCCGACGGGGAGGGATTCATCTTCGCGCCGACCTGCGCCGTGCTGCACGACTCCACCGGCGGCCGGATCGGCATCGACCTCGACGAACTCGCCCTGGCGGCCCCCGATCCGCTGGCCGAGGCCGAGTCGCGGCTGCTCACCCATCTCGCCGACGCGCACGAGGAAGCCGTCGAGCAGCTGACCAAGCTCGTCTGCGCGGACAGCCTGCACGGAGTGGTGCGCGTACGCCCGCTGGCCATCGACCGCTACGCCCTCACCCTGCGCCTGGAGAAGGCCCGCAGCCAGGCGGACGTCCGGCTCGCCTTCGACGAACCCGTCGAGGACGTCACCCAGGTGACCGAGCGGATGCACATGCTGCTGACCAAAGCCCGGCACCTGCGACGCCCCCTACTGCGCCCCACGCCCCCCGATGCCTGA
- a CDS encoding YkvA family protein yields MSTEIKVLLVAGAILVAATLAVAIALLVRLVHARRTLRAAGLPVERQWVFWGAVAYLVLPADLLPDPVFLDDIGVLVLALRSMKSANSGIGGRGAQ; encoded by the coding sequence ATGAGCACGGAAATCAAGGTCCTCCTTGTTGCCGGCGCGATTCTGGTGGCCGCGACACTCGCGGTCGCGATCGCGCTGCTCGTACGTCTGGTCCACGCGCGGCGCACTCTGCGCGCGGCGGGGCTGCCGGTCGAGCGCCAGTGGGTGTTCTGGGGCGCGGTCGCCTATCTCGTCCTGCCGGCCGATCTGCTGCCCGATCCGGTGTTCCTCGATGACATCGGGGTGCTGGTGCTCGCGCTGCGGTCGATGAAGTCGGCGAATTCAGGCATCGGGGGGCGTGGGGCGCAGTAG
- a CDS encoding amidohydrolase family protein, which produces MSETSQTLLTAGRVLTGPRGRYVTDGAVLTQGTDIVAVGARAEVEPLARGVSQRFALPDATVLPGLIDAHVHLVFDASKDPVAVLDAHSDTTLMAAMEERALQFLRSGVTTVRDLGDRGRLTLRLREEIAASRVPGPRIVAATTPLTTKGGHCWFLGGEVEGESEIRALVRRNAELGADVIKVMATGGGLTRGGPATWQPQFGAPDIRVIVREAHRAGLPVAAHGHGTAGIVAAVMAGVDTIEHCTWMTRKGFDLREDVLDAIVAKGIRICPTISPNWRMLPMFFGAERAEAMFDQVRTMAEHGARLIAGTDAGVQRAGCDGLAQSLGFYQHLGIEPDRVIDMATTEAADALGIADHVGRLAAGYRADLIAVHGDPLKDVQALGDVRLIMANGKMVDHE; this is translated from the coding sequence ATGAGCGAGACGAGCCAGACGCTGCTCACGGCAGGGCGGGTCCTGACCGGCCCGCGTGGCCGGTACGTCACGGACGGCGCCGTACTGACCCAGGGCACGGACATCGTCGCGGTGGGCGCCCGAGCCGAGGTCGAGCCCCTGGCGCGCGGCGTGTCGCAGCGGTTCGCGCTGCCCGACGCCACGGTGCTTCCCGGACTCATCGACGCCCATGTCCACCTGGTCTTCGACGCGAGCAAGGACCCCGTCGCGGTCCTGGACGCGCACAGCGACACCACCCTCATGGCGGCGATGGAGGAGCGGGCGCTGCAGTTCCTGCGCAGCGGTGTCACCACGGTGCGCGATCTGGGTGACCGGGGCCGCCTCACCCTGCGCCTGCGCGAGGAGATCGCCGCGTCCCGGGTGCCGGGACCGCGGATCGTCGCCGCCACGACACCGCTGACCACCAAAGGCGGCCACTGCTGGTTCCTGGGCGGTGAGGTCGAGGGCGAGAGCGAGATCCGTGCGCTGGTGCGGCGCAACGCCGAGCTCGGCGCGGACGTCATCAAGGTCATGGCAACCGGCGGCGGTCTCACCCGAGGCGGCCCCGCCACCTGGCAGCCCCAGTTCGGCGCCCCCGACATCCGCGTGATCGTCCGCGAGGCGCACCGGGCAGGGCTGCCGGTCGCCGCCCATGGACACGGCACCGCGGGGATCGTGGCCGCCGTGATGGCGGGCGTCGACACCATCGAGCACTGCACCTGGATGACGCGCAAGGGGTTCGACCTGCGCGAGGACGTCCTGGACGCCATCGTCGCCAAAGGCATCCGGATCTGCCCCACCATCAGCCCGAACTGGCGGATGCTGCCCATGTTCTTCGGCGCCGAACGGGCCGAGGCGATGTTCGACCAGGTCCGCACGATGGCGGAGCACGGGGCGCGCCTGATCGCCGGAACGGACGCGGGAGTGCAGCGTGCGGGCTGCGACGGTCTGGCCCAGAGCCTCGGTTTCTACCAGCACTTGGGCATCGAACCCGACCGCGTCATCGACATGGCGACCACGGAGGCAGCCGACGCCCTGGGCATCGCCGACCACGTCGGGCGCCTGGCCGCGGGCTACCGCGCCGACCTGATCGCGGTGCACG